Genomic window (Rosa chinensis cultivar Old Blush chromosome 6, RchiOBHm-V2, whole genome shotgun sequence):
GACTCTCTATATTCCTTCCTCAAGCCTCAGCTTACACAAAACAGTCTAAGCTATCTTTCATTTCCTTCCTCTCCACTTCcatcaactctctctctctctcacatggCAACAAAACCAGCTGAAGAACCTCCTGGATCCTTGAAATACCAGGTAAATAATAGTGAAAGGtcttgattttcttcatgaattacAATATTATCTTGGTCTCAAACTGTTACGAACTAACCAAATCCATATGATCTCCTCTGATTTGCAGACATGGGTGTTGAAAGTCTCGATTCATTGTGAAGGCTGCAAAAGGAAAGTCAAGAAAGTTCTTCAAAGCATTGAAGGCAAGTACATGGTTATGCTTACTTGTGTGTTAGTGGATTTATGCGATCATCATATAGTCGAGTGTTCACTCCTGCTTTAGTGGATTCATATGATCCTTATATAAATATCTATAATCTGTTCATAATTAATGAATTTTCCATGAATTGTCCACAGGGGTTTACACTATTGCGATTGATTCTCAGCAGCACAAGGTCACAGTGACTGGCAACGTGGGGGCAGAGACCTTACTCAAGAAGCTGTTGAAGTCGGGCAAGCACGCCGAGCTCTGGCCAGAACCTAAGAAGGGGAAGAagtccaagaagaagaaagataatGGGGAAGCAGATGGTGAGAATGGCGATGAAGCGAAAAATTCTGCTGAGAAAGACCAACAAGCTGATGAAAATGGTGGTGATGATGCTGATGATGATGACGGTGAGTCAGACAAAGAGGGTGGGAATCAAAACAATGAAGCTGGTGGAGAACAAAGTGCTGGTGCTGGTGCTTCAACTGGagccaaaaagaagaaaaagaaaaagaagaagaaagcgcAAAACGGGAATCCTCCTAGTGGTGGCACTGGTATCCCCAGTGAGCATTTAGGTGATGCTCATCCGGCGGGTACTAATGGGCCGCCTATGGTTGGTCCAGACATTTCTCACCCAATGGCTGCCATGAATCTCGGCCCACCGATCCAACATGTATACCCGGGTCCATACCCGCCACAGATGTATTATCAGCCTCCGGTCGCATATGGTCTAAGTTACAGTACGACGTACCCGAGCTCAAGTGCTTCATATTTTACCCCTGCTATGCATGAAAACACGTACTATCACCCGGACATCTACTCGCCTTCTGATCCTGTTGATTCGTTTACCGACGATGATGAAGAAATTGGCTGCAACATTATGTGAAAATGTTGGGCAATATTAAGAGTATCTATAGTGTGTTGTGAGGAAAGGGGAGGCTTAACTTTGTACAATGTACTGGTTAAGATATGAAATGGTTGAGCTTAGTGTATTTAGGATTAGGGGGAAAATAAAAAGGGCTTGTAATGGGTTTGGTCTCTTATGTATTAGTTGTTTAGCTATTTTTGCACTACTTTGTGTTTGACCAGCCAATAGAATAGCCTTGTAATGTATTTTGCTATTTGTAGGACCTAAAAAATCTTCTTTTGCTCTCAACTGATGTGTAAAGCAGTTTTTTTGTTATGCAAATCTCTCTCATCACTCTCTAAAATTTGGAAAGCTAGCTTCTTTTCAAGCCAAAGTTACTCAACAATCTTCAAGTTCCCAAATCAATTAGACTCTCAATAATTGTTAATGTATATCCAAAATCcatgctagctagctagctagctgttGTTCATAGTTCCAACAATTTTAGTTTTCACTGGATTCTTGAATGAAAAGTATAGTCCTGTGATGTAATGGTTTAATCTTCATATCATGATCTTTCCAAAAGCAACATGCTATATTGCTATCTCTCTTTTGATACAAATGTCTCTTTAGAAATCTTTGCCTTTCAATAATGTGGGGGATGTATATGTAGCAGCTAGTGTGGCACTTTGGACTGAAAGCTAGTTCTTGTGGTACTTGTTGtaagcttttcttttctttctttctttttgagtcTCAGAACCACCGATCACTCATAATGTTAATAGAGTAGGGACCAAAAcctaagaaaaaaaatctaggtGGAGATATGATCTCACTTTCAGTGGATCACTTTGAACaagaaaattatattttttttcattgaatcaattttttttttttaataaatttaaaatGAGTTCTAACGAAAATTGAGAAATAAAAACTacagaaaagaagaataaatgTAAAAGAAAATGTGTATAACAGGTGACCGATCTTCTCATTTCTATGAATCATCATTGTCGGTGTATTCTTTCATATTTgaaaggtatatatatataaggaagtTCTTCGGTTCATTTTACCCTTCCTTAGTATTCAATTAATTACATCGTGATGCTACCATAGTAGTCAATACTCAATGTACTTGCAGAAGGATTATGATCACTCTGTGTTGTTCGACATATTATTGGGATCCTAAGATGTCTTTTTTCtgacttcttttttgttttcaataattGGAATCTTCAACTATTgaagtaggggtcatcatgggccagGCTAGGGCTGGctctaccctaaattttagggcttagggtcgggccgggtctaatcaaagtcaacaaaatttagggtcggaccggggcttaaatatgctaatccTTATCTGCCCGAAAGGGTCGGGTCAGGCCGGCCTTccaaatagggccaaatagagccgaaatgggcctaaaagggctttaatttgtttaataaaaagaaattttttattttttattttttatctcaaaatgtggctcaatggttatatagTTAATACAAGACTCaagatggttatattcaattaactatgtCTCTAAATCttccaaaattaattgttgtttaacaaaggaaacaaaaattaaagaaaataaagtttaggaaattaattacaaaaaagagataagttgtatgttatagactaaagagaaacatatttaaaaaatagaaaaaataaaaaatcattagGGATTAATTGAGCGAGCGTAAAGGGCTGGGCCGGGTTTGGCCATAACGGGCTCAAACGGGCCTGGCCgagccgtagggtagggccgggtttCATTTGCATAACCCTTACcttaccctatttgagaaagggcaGGGctggcccgccctaatgcaagggccaaATAGGGCAGGGCCGGGCAGGCTTAGGGCCAAAaggctaaatgatgaggcctaagtTGAAGGAATATTGAAAATACCACCAGCCCTACTTATAGAACTTTATGAGGCCATAGATATAACATGGCGTGCAATTAATTGTCAAAATACATTATTTTCAACccctgtgtgtgtgtattatataTCAATGTAACTTAGCCTTTATGCAGGCCACATGGTTAGAAATTTAGAATATTCACTTACGCAGAGTGGATTATACCTCTTTTTCAGCACACAAAAGACTGAAAGAGAGCACACCGTACCAGATATAACTATATGCTGTCACATAATGTCATCGAATGGAAAGTATTATTTGTGAGAGCTAGCTCATAAAACTCACCAATTTAATTTCCCAAAAATTGTTTATTGGTCAAAGAGAATAGGAATAAACTGCTAAATATGCAATTATGTATAATATTCTTCTAGCATAACAATGGGTCAACTGTGTTTCattaaattatagagaagcagTGGCATGACAACTGTAAGTTGTAGTCGATCTCTAATGTTTGTTCCATTTGGATTATATAAAGATGGAATGATTTGAGTTTGATCTTTGGCCCTCTTGGGATCATGATCGATTTGGTCGAATCTACAAAACAATCCTCTTTTCcgatcctaaaccctaaatcccccACCAAAAGAAAGgacaaaataagaaaagaaaatcagttTGCATTTGCCTTGGCTTCATCTTTATTAGCCGTACTTTAAAACCCTACATGTATATGCAGCTAGCTTTGCTCTGTAGTCACACATTCATGAGGATATTTTGAGGCTATTGATGTTAACATGATGCAAATGCATTTAGACGACAAATGCGTACTATTCATTCCAACGGTATGAGTATGTATATCGATCCgaaagaacaaaaataaatcGAGTCTCACTGCAAAAGCAAATGAACCCTAAATATAAACCCAGTGTCTGCTATTAATAAACCCTGCTACGTACGCGTACGTAAAATCCCTTTTTGGTACTTTTAGCCATATAACTCTTCCCAATACGTTAATGTAGGAGATGAAGATGGAGATGAAATGGTCTGATGGtagtatatatataaacttcAATGGAGTTAGGTTAAGCTTTTATGGGCATGCATGCAGCAGATAAACCTCATAACAGAAGCAACCTGCAGGTTGATCGAGTAGGTGATGGTTATATCATTGGTGTTAATTAGTCAGCTGTCATAGCTATCTTTAATTTTCTACTTAatttcctctatatataggaaaaTGACCTACCAAGTTGGGGACCCTTGGCCTCACGATAGGTCATAGTTAAATGCAGCAAGTAGTTTTCCTCCACTGGCCAATTTGGATAATGGGATCTTTATTCTTTGACCGAGCCAACCGACCATATGAAGAACACAAGAACAATGATCTAGCTAAAATTCTAGAGCACTACTTTTGACTGAGCCCTCTACTTTGGATCACTCAGTCCCAGCCTCAACTTTAACCTTAACTAATTCAGGTTCATGCCAGAACAATCTAGACTAGGTAGATAAAGGAAGTCGATCTATTAGAATGAGGTCCATATACTTCAGAGGAGGGTATATAGACTGCGTAAGTGTCATTGTGTCAACATGATTCCTcactgatttatttatttatttttattttggcaAAGATCTCACTGAATTTTTCTAAAGGAAGGAGATATTCAcactcatttttgtttttgaaattactacttgtatttttttttttgttctaaatTAAACACAAAAGAGAGTATGGATACTAATTTCATAAACAAATAGAGTGTGAATATCATCTCCCTTTCTAAATTATGAGAAACATAATGAATACAAAAAGTTATGAATGGggaaagagaaattttattcacacacctctaaatacttaatacacatcccttttttaatttcacacacCCAACATCACATTTTATGGGTAAGTTAAATTACCAAAAGAGATATTTATAtcaggattaatttcagtttacccccctaaggtttgggggtgtcatcatttcaccccctgtactttcaattttaaatttttaccccctaaactttccaatttcaatcagtcgtgtccaatttctactattcagTCCAAATTGGActttaagtttgacttttgagggctaaaatggtcatttcaacataaaaaaaattaaaaaaaattctgattttttttttttttctgtttcttctttttatttatttatttatttttattattattttgtcttcaacctatacaccacaagttataataggtttataaaaacaaaaaaatactctaggtagttgaaagccgctcgctggtctacgatatttgtgacatatctccgataaagtgaagaatttaggatatatccctaataaagtgaagaaatatctgtaaaaaataattttacactttatctgtaaataaatatctgtaaaaaatgattttacacaaatatttcttcactttattggggatatacagatatttacagataaagtgtaaaatcattttttacagatatttcttcactttattggggatatatcataaaattcttcaatttattggagatatatcaaaaatatcgtagaccaaaaatgattttacacagatatttcttcactttattggggatatacaaatatttatttacagataaagtgtaaaattattttttacaaatatttcttcactttattgaggatatattctaaaattcttcactttatcagagatatatcacaaatatcgtagaccagcgagcggctttcaaccacctagggtattttttttgtttttatataaacctattataacttgtggtgtataggttgaagacaaaataaaaaaataaaaaaaaactaagaaacaaaagggaaaaaaaaaaactaaaaaacagaagaaaaaaaattaattaattatttaattttttttatgttgaaatgaccattttagccctcaaaagtcaaacttaacgtccaatttggacggaatagtagaaattggacacgactgattgaaattggaaagtttagggggtaaaaattcaaaattg
Coding sequences:
- the LOC112173389 gene encoding heavy metal-associated isoprenylated plant protein 36, yielding MATKPAEEPPGSLKYQTWVLKVSIHCEGCKRKVKKVLQSIEGVYTIAIDSQQHKVTVTGNVGAETLLKKLLKSGKHAELWPEPKKGKKSKKKKDNGEADGENGDEAKNSAEKDQQADENGGDDADDDDGESDKEGGNQNNEAGGEQSAGAGASTGAKKKKKKKKKKAQNGNPPSGGTGIPSEHLGDAHPAGTNGPPMVGPDISHPMAAMNLGPPIQHVYPGPYPPQMYYQPPVAYGLSYSTTYPSSSASYFTPAMHENTYYHPDIYSPSDPVDSFTDDDEEIGCNIM